One Pseudomonas tolaasii NCPPB 2192 genomic window carries:
- a CDS encoding helix-turn-helix transcriptional regulator has product MTMSLDDIAWHRSVGQMIDALDQANFWTQLVRLLDQYVPSDSWVALLFSSEHRPLVFAECPGADGTPDQLFQDYLNGLYLLDPFYIASREQPRTGLFRLAEVAPEHFELTEYYQRYFRLNVVADEIQFNCQLPDGRTLCLSLGSKQRFDPAQIALLSLIQPWVLSLLRQRLPFELQQVSAPEPPMQSDEWGAQLTARELDVGRLMLSGCSSKEIARKLEISVETVKVHKKHMYSKLGIKSQSELFSIFLQAQNA; this is encoded by the coding sequence ATGACCATGTCGCTGGATGACATCGCCTGGCACCGTTCGGTGGGGCAAATGATAGACGCCCTGGACCAGGCCAATTTCTGGACCCAACTGGTGCGTCTGCTTGACCAATACGTGCCGTCCGACAGCTGGGTCGCCCTGCTGTTCAGCAGCGAACACCGGCCGCTGGTATTCGCCGAATGCCCGGGCGCCGACGGCACGCCCGACCAGCTGTTCCAGGATTACCTCAACGGCCTTTACCTGCTTGACCCCTTCTACATCGCCAGCCGCGAACAACCGCGCACCGGGCTGTTTCGCCTGGCCGAAGTCGCCCCGGAGCACTTCGAACTCACCGAGTATTACCAGCGCTACTTCCGCCTGAACGTGGTGGCCGACGAAATCCAGTTCAATTGCCAACTGCCGGATGGGCGTACGTTGTGCCTGTCCCTGGGTTCGAAGCAGCGTTTTGACCCGGCACAGATTGCCCTGCTGTCGCTGATCCAGCCCTGGGTACTGAGTCTGCTGCGCCAGCGCCTGCCTTTTGAACTCCAGCAGGTCAGCGCGCCGGAGCCACCGATGCAAAGTGACGAATGGGGTGCGCAACTCACCGCCCGCGAGCTGGATGTCGGCCGCCTGATGCTCAGCGGTTGCTCCAGCAAGGAAATCGCTCGTAAGCTGGAAATCTCTGTTGAAACCGTGAAAGTCCATAAGAAACACATGTACAGCAAGCTGGGGATCAAATCCCAGTCGGAGCTGTTCTCGATCTTTCTACAGGCGCAAAACGCCTAG
- a CDS encoding carbon-nitrogen hydrolase family protein, with translation MKVEFAQLAGRDNDTAYNLERALAAIAACAADTQLIVFPETHLTGFPSAETVAEVAEPLDGPTLQAVIQASRAQDIAVVIGMIESDGGQFYNTTVLITPEGIALRYRKTHLWPLERGVVNPGDRYATCLWKGVRVGLLICYDIEFPETARALGQLGAQLLLVTNGNMDPYGPTHRTAIMARAQENQAFALMVNRVEEGDGDLMFAGGSALVDPFGSLLFEAGREEGQFTVELDLDQLAAARKDYRYLDDQRLKLPGEVVERADGTRELLIPRT, from the coding sequence ATGAAGGTCGAATTTGCCCAGTTGGCAGGCCGTGATAACGACACAGCTTACAACCTTGAGCGCGCCCTGGCGGCAATTGCTGCCTGCGCGGCCGATACGCAACTGATCGTGTTCCCGGAGACGCACCTGACGGGCTTCCCGTCGGCTGAAACCGTCGCCGAGGTGGCCGAGCCGCTGGACGGCCCCACGCTGCAGGCGGTCATCCAGGCCTCCCGCGCACAGGATATCGCCGTGGTCATCGGCATGATCGAGAGCGATGGGGGCCAATTCTACAACACCACCGTGCTGATCACGCCCGAAGGCATCGCCTTGCGTTATCGCAAGACCCATCTGTGGCCTTTGGAGCGCGGGGTGGTCAACCCCGGTGATCGTTACGCCACCTGCCTGTGGAAGGGCGTACGCGTCGGCCTGTTGATTTGCTACGACATCGAATTTCCGGAAACCGCCCGCGCCCTCGGGCAATTGGGCGCGCAGTTGCTGCTGGTGACCAACGGCAACATGGACCCGTACGGCCCCACCCACCGCACCGCAATCATGGCCCGCGCCCAGGAAAACCAGGCGTTCGCACTGATGGTCAACCGCGTGGAAGAAGGCGACGGCGACCTGATGTTTGCCGGCGGCAGCGCGCTGGTCGACCCGTTCGGCAGCTTGCTGTTCGAAGCCGGGCGCGAGGAAGGGCAATTCACGGTTGAGCTGGACCTGGACCAACTGGCCGCGGCGCGCAAGGACTACCGCTACCTGGATGACCAGCGCTTGAAATTACCGGGCGAGGTGGTTGAGCGGGCTGACGGCACGCGCGAACTTTTGATTCCACGGACTTAA
- a CDS encoding APC family permease has product MARLQRTLSLGSVVLFGIAYMTPIIVLGTFGILAQSTAGMVPAAYLAALVAMFFTAMSYGRMASAFPVAGSAYSYVRKAISPKLGFIAGWAVLLDYLFLPMAIWLIGAAYLHSAFPSVPQWVWVLAFIGITTLINIIGLKLANGVNALLMLVQALVLIAFVVLCVHYIGGDASKPLWTIAPFFNGQMQMPLIMSGAAIACYSFLGFDAVSTLTEETRDPRRTIPRAIMLITLIGGLIFVGVSYFVQIAHPSFEFADVDSAAYEIARNIGGDLFVSIFLIGLIVGQFASGLSAQASGSRLLFAMGRDGVLPKSFFGSLHARFGTPVNSILLCAVVALLALKLDVTTSTSFINFGAFLAFSLVNLSVIFHYWIGAKQRGVRELILFLVFPTIGLLADVWLMISLDHLAIYLGVVWLAIGLVYLGFLTRGFSKQPPEMDFQEAA; this is encoded by the coding sequence ATGGCTCGTTTGCAACGCACCCTGTCGTTAGGGTCGGTGGTGCTGTTCGGCATCGCCTATATGACGCCAATCATCGTGCTCGGCACCTTCGGCATCCTGGCGCAATCCACCGCCGGCATGGTGCCCGCCGCGTACCTGGCCGCCCTGGTGGCAATGTTTTTCACCGCCATGAGCTACGGGCGCATGGCCTCGGCCTTTCCGGTGGCCGGTTCGGCCTACAGCTATGTGCGCAAGGCCATCAGCCCCAAGCTGGGCTTTATCGCCGGTTGGGCGGTATTGCTCGATTATCTGTTCCTGCCCATGGCCATCTGGCTGATCGGCGCGGCATACCTGCATTCGGCATTCCCTTCGGTGCCGCAATGGGTCTGGGTGCTGGCGTTTATCGGCATCACCACGCTGATCAATATCATCGGCCTGAAACTCGCTAATGGCGTCAACGCCTTGCTGATGCTGGTGCAAGCGTTGGTACTGATTGCGTTCGTGGTGTTGTGCGTGCACTACATTGGCGGTGATGCAAGCAAGCCACTGTGGACCATCGCCCCGTTTTTCAACGGCCAGATGCAAATGCCGTTGATCATGAGCGGCGCGGCCATCGCCTGTTATTCCTTCCTGGGCTTTGACGCGGTCAGCACCCTGACCGAAGAAACCCGCGACCCCCGGCGCACCATCCCGCGGGCGATCATGCTGATCACCCTGATCGGCGGGCTGATTTTCGTCGGCGTGTCGTATTTCGTGCAGATCGCGCACCCGTCGTTCGAATTTGCCGACGTGGACTCGGCCGCCTATGAAATCGCACGCAACATCGGCGGAGACCTGTTCGTGTCGATCTTTCTGATCGGCCTGATCGTCGGCCAGTTCGCTTCGGGGCTGTCGGCCCAGGCCAGTGGTTCGCGCTTGCTGTTTGCGATGGGGCGTGACGGTGTGTTGCCCAAGTCGTTCTTCGGCAGTTTGCACGCGCGTTTTGGCACGCCGGTGAACAGCATCCTGCTGTGTGCGGTCGTGGCATTGCTGGCGTTGAAGCTGGACGTGACCACTTCAACCTCGTTCATCAACTTCGGCGCGTTCCTGGCCTTCAGCCTAGTGAACCTGTCGGTGATCTTCCACTACTGGATCGGCGCCAAGCAGCGCGGGGTACGTGAGCTGATCCTGTTCCTGGTGTTCCCCACCATCGGCCTGCTGGCGGACGTGTGGCTGATGATCAGCCTCGACCACCTGGCGATTTACCTGGGCGTGGTGTGGTTGGCCATCGGGCTGGTTTACCTGGGTTTCCTGACCCGTGGCTTCTCCAAACAACCCCCGGAAATGGACTTCCAGGAAGCCGCATAG
- a CDS encoding type B 50S ribosomal protein L31, whose amino-acid sequence MKAGIHPDYRTVLFHDTAADVFFLIGSTADSDRTHKHSDGNTYPYIPLDVSSASHPIYTGQQRKTQAEGRIAGFNKRFASFGSSPKKADA is encoded by the coding sequence ATGAAAGCTGGTATCCATCCCGACTACCGCACCGTGCTGTTCCATGACACCGCCGCCGACGTGTTTTTCCTGATTGGCTCCACCGCCGACAGCGATCGCACCCACAAGCACAGCGACGGCAACACTTACCCTTACATCCCGCTGGACGTGTCCAGCGCCTCGCACCCGATCTACACCGGCCAGCAGCGCAAGACTCAGGCCGAAGGCCGGATTGCCGGGTTCAACAAGCGTTTTGCTTCGTTTGGCTCCAGCCCGAAAAAAGCCGACGCGTGA
- a CDS encoding HD domain-containing phosphohydrolase has product MGESVTFTESDRAVVLLIDAHPDVLHSLTQLLRLEPFELHSATCAADALTILASRPVDLVMSAARLPDIDGASLLAHVHQAYPHTVRILLTGETDLTLIVKAINEGQIYRYLSKPWNDEELLLALRQSLAHQHSERERLRLEQLILQQNEELKQLNASLEKRVAARTSELQQTADMLDLAYEELKHSYATGTEVFSLLANLRLPRAKQTNRQIIELVRTWCVAHGVDEASNRDLTMAAALYNIGKLSWSDSMMASPSDLLHSADRERYRAYATQSESLLMTLEPMKDAARLIRHHQERWDGSGFPDHLKGEAIPAGSRLLKLAVDFIELQKGLILERQMNSDEALLYIRKYAGRLYDPEMVEDFVRVCATYLNDVTLGDPNVKVLGTRELEEGMVLARNLNADNGMLLLNAGKVLNLPLVDKLIAFETMEGARYSVFIKDTAVISS; this is encoded by the coding sequence ATGGGAGAGTCAGTTACGTTTACCGAGAGCGACCGTGCCGTGGTGCTGTTGATCGACGCCCACCCGGACGTTTTGCACAGCCTGACGCAATTGCTGCGTCTTGAACCGTTCGAACTGCACAGCGCCACCTGCGCTGCCGACGCTTTGACGATTCTCGCAAGCCGGCCTGTCGACCTGGTGATGAGCGCCGCGCGCCTGCCGGACATCGACGGCGCCTCGTTGCTGGCGCATGTCCATCAAGCCTACCCGCACACCGTACGGATCCTGCTGACCGGTGAGACCGATCTGACACTGATCGTCAAAGCCATCAACGAAGGCCAGATCTACCGCTACCTCAGCAAACCCTGGAACGACGAAGAACTGCTGCTGGCCCTGCGCCAATCCCTGGCCCATCAGCATTCCGAGCGTGAGCGCCTGCGCCTGGAGCAACTGATTCTTCAACAGAACGAGGAACTCAAGCAGCTCAACGCCTCCCTGGAAAAACGCGTGGCCGCGCGCACCAGCGAATTGCAGCAAACCGCCGACATGCTCGACCTGGCCTACGAAGAGCTCAAGCACAGCTACGCCACCGGCACCGAAGTGTTCTCGCTGCTGGCCAACCTGCGCCTGCCGCGCGCCAAGCAGACCAACCGGCAGATCATCGAGTTGGTGCGCACCTGGTGTGTGGCACACGGTGTGGACGAGGCCAGCAACCGCGACCTGACCATGGCCGCCGCGCTCTACAACATCGGCAAGCTGAGCTGGAGCGACAGCATGATGGCCTCGCCCTCGGACTTGCTGCACAGCGCCGACCGCGAGCGTTATCGCGCTTACGCCACCCAAAGTGAATCGCTGTTGATGACCCTGGAGCCGATGAAAGACGCTGCGCGCCTGATCCGCCATCACCAGGAACGGTGGGACGGCAGCGGTTTTCCCGATCACCTCAAGGGCGAGGCGATTCCGGCAGGCTCGCGCCTGTTGAAACTGGCCGTGGATTTTATCGAACTGCAAAAAGGCCTGATCCTTGAGCGCCAGATGAACAGCGACGAAGCGCTGCTGTACATCCGCAAATACGCCGGGCGCTTGTATGACCCCGAGATGGTCGAAGACTTTGTGCGGGTGTGCGCCACCTACCTCAATGACGTGACCCTGGGCGATCCGAATGTGAAAGTGCTCGGCACGCGCGAGCTGGAAGAGGGCATGGTGCTGGCGCGCAACTTGAACGCCGATAACGGCATGTTGCTGCTCAATGCCGGCAAAGTCCTGAACCTGCCGCTGGTGGACAAGCTGATCGCGTTCGAAACCATGGAAGGCGCGCGGTACAGCGTGTTTATCAAGGACACCGCCGTAATCTCAAGCTAA